One stretch of Candidatus Woesearchaeota archaeon DNA includes these proteins:
- a CDS encoding metallophosphoesterase, with the protein MKILAFGDIHGDVGLAKKLAERAEKENVDLVVICGDITNADKSTENLIGPFVKKKKKVVLVPGNHETVATADFLAELYGATNLHGYSIKYKDVGFFGAGGANIGLFQLKEDEIYRLLKTGFEKIKEIEKKIMITHVHPSETLMEKFTSIFPGSTGVRKAVERFKPDILLCSHVHEAEGLEEKIGNTRVINVGRQGKIINI; encoded by the coding sequence ATGAAAATTCTTGCTTTCGGGGACATCCACGGCGATGTTGGGCTTGCAAAGAAGCTTGCAGAGCGGGCAGAGAAGGAAAATGTTGACCTTGTTGTAATATGCGGCGACATAACCAATGCTGACAAATCAACTGAAAACCTGATAGGACCTTTTGTCAAGAAGAAAAAGAAGGTTGTCTTGGTCCCCGGAAACCATGAAACAGTTGCAACGGCAGATTTTCTCGCAGAGCTTTACGGAGCAACAAACCTGCACGGATACTCAATAAAATACAAAGATGTGGGATTCTTCGGGGCAGGAGGGGCAAACATAGGGCTTTTCCAGCTTAAGGAAGATGAGATTTACAGGCTTCTCAAGACGGGATTTGAAAAGATAAAGGAAATTGAAAAGAAGATAATGATAACTCATGTTCATCCCTCTGAAACTCTTATGGAAAAATTCACAAGCATCTTCCCGGGAAGCACGGGGGTAAGAAAGGCAGTTGAGCGCTTCAAGCCGGATATTCTCCTCTGCAGCCATGTGCACGAGGCAGAGGGCTTGGAAGAAAAAATCGGGAACACCCGGG